The nucleotide window ATTCGCCGGTTTCGATGTTCCAAACCTACTCAAGCACGTCGACTGGATCGGGGTTATGTCATACGACTTCTTCGGTGCTTGGGACTCTCAATGGGGTGCGTTCGTCGGTCCAAACTCTCCGCTCAAGCACGCTGCCCCAACCGGCTACTCCGGTAAACTCAACGTCGACTGGGCTATCAAGCAGTACGTGTGCAACGGGAACGACCCCGCTAAGATCGTGATGGGCGTCCCGTTCTACGGCCGCTTCTGGCACCAGACGTCACCCGGCAAGGACGCCAACTACCCGCTGTACAGAACGGCCGAACGACTCAACAACGGATCCTACGGAGGCTCAGCGCCGTACTGGGAAGTGCTGAACGAGTGGCACTTGAACGAGAACTCCGCGTTCCAGAAGAATTGGGACGCCCGTTCCAGCACGCCGTGGGCAACTGACGGGAAGCTGGTTTTGAGCTACGAGAACGAACGATCGATCGCCGAGAAGATCAAATACGCCAACGAACACAACTTGGGAGGCGTCATGATCTGGTCGGTGGATCAGGATAGCTCAGACTTCGTCCTCATCGACACCGTCTTCAAAACCGGATGTAAAGGTGGAAGCGGTGGTGGTATTAAGTACAAATGCAATCCGCTGGGAACGGAGAAGCGGTGGTGGACATGGCTGGAGGATAAAGACAAGGCCGGTATGTGCGGTAAGATGGCGCCCCTGCATAAAGGGTTCTACCCCCTCTGCGACCCGGACGATCCGGGTTTTTCGTGCTGCAGCCCGCACGGTTACTGCGGGAGCGGCGAGAAGTTCTGCGACTGCGAGGACTGTGTCAACTATGCGGAGCACCCGGAGAAGCTGGTCGAGGCACCGGTGAAGCCGACGCGACCGGTGCAGTGGCATGTTGGCTTCGACGTAGCCAAAGTCGGTCAGCCGAGGTGCGGACCGAATGCGCCCAAATTGCCCGATGGGAAAGAGGCGATCTGCAACCCGGACGGTAAGAACTTCTGTTGCTCTCCAGCTGGGTACTGCGGCTCGGGGATGACTTCTGCGAGTGCGATGGCTGTGTGAACCACCGGACGGGCAAGACAGCGGGCCAGTCGGGAGACAAACGCTGGTACACCTTTAAGGATGGGCTCCTGGCCGGCCGCTGCGGCCCCTCGGCCCCGAAAATCGACGGGCATGTGCCGATCTGCAATCCCAAGGATCCCGCTTATCACTGCTGCTCTGCGTCTGGGtactgcggcgcggcgcctgaGTTTTGTAGCTGTAAGGGCTGTGTCGATTATTCCAAGAGGCGTTGAGGTTAGGTTTCGAggtaatgctgccgtgctgaggaagaacgctgtatgaacattcgagagttgcctttccttcgataaaatgttcatttttgaggaaagttatgaatatttttccttgaaattgtgaggaactttaggtgaaattgctagCAAAAGTATCTTAagaattggaaagaaaatatccataagtttaccaagaaatgcgtgtttcatcaaaggatatttggcaacgcctggaggttcatacggcgtttctccttagcacggcaaaatggaAGTGCGGCGATTCTTTataattggcaacactgttttcctccatttaaatgaatataaaacaatcgattctatgTGTTGCAGCTTCGCCTCACCGAAAATCGTTATTTATAATGGCTTTAAATGGGAGGgaggcagtgttgccaactttaaagaattgccactgAGTAACGCTGTACCTGTGATAAAATTTTCACCTCATTAGGCTTTGAAATTGCGGTTACTTAAGGATAAAATGCAGGTGAGAAATAATGAACTTTCCATTTTAGCTTCATCAGTCATCACTACTGCTTTCATTCTGGTTCCTAATATCGAACATTCTCGAAACCATCAGTTTACCGGTGCGGTGTGTTCACCTGTTAAAAAGTAGGCGATAAAAAAAGAGGGCACATTCTGTAATCGAATCTGTATAGATTTTTAatgatattaaaaataaatacaggaTGAAGTTCGACTTCAATGACGCACTTTTGTAAGATATTCAGGAGTTGTGTACTAATTGATCAATAAATTGAGAAATAAAAAGTGCCAAAATCTATGATCTCACTTAAATTATACTTGTATGTATGTTTCAATCCGCCAGATCCATTGACTATCGAACATTCATTTCTGACGAGACTAACCACCAAGATTGTGATTATATCTTAGGGTAAACTAATCCTCTTGTAGATTCTTCAAACGTGCTTGAATGCAATTgatagagaaaataatttttcctcctcAAGAGCATTCAAAGATAAAATGCATCAGTCCTAAAAATGTATGTAATGTAAACACAGTATGAATGATAGTCTGCGATAAGGAGCCCATTAGGGTTTATAAGATCTCACACCAAACTATATTGTATTATTTTGCTTGAGATTATGTGAtcacatttttactttttgacatgctcaaattaaactttttatCCTTCGTCTTTAATCAGTTTTTCTTATCCAATTCATGCTTTACTTGtgcacaatttttcatttgatttttcccTCCAGAATCATATGTGACGTAGTAACAGTGATAATTTCGTAGCACGGTTTAGAAGTAAAATCGTCAACCCGTAACACCGCCAAAAAACTTACGATTACTTTTCCATTTAACTTTCATTCGAATACTTCACAGTCCTTAACGCAGCGTTAGTCAATTTTTACCTATCGCAGTCAAATTCCAGATTTCCAGAAATTCAAGATTAATTACATGAAAGCTCATAGTTACAAACCGCCTCTTGGCTCAGTTGAAGCATAGAACGAGGTACATAATTTTTTGAGTATACATAATATATGTTTCGTGCCCTCTGATAGATGTATTGCCTAACaaggaaattgaaggcgaacttagaGTGGAAGATAGGTGTGAGTACGTTGATATCTCGTCAACTGGTTTAATCGAAGCCTTGAGTGCAAGATTAATATTTATTATTTGAGTAGATACATACCACTTTCGATATGTTTGTTGCCTAAACGGCAAAATTTAGGACACACCTCAGTGAGAAAAATCTTCCAATGGgttaattcattattttttggtCGTTTTGAACCACAAGGGGAGATGTGCCATTGAATGAAGATTAAGATGAATGTGCATCATTCAAAGAGATATCTATCCGTGCTCCTTTGGTTGGTATGTTGCCTATCCAGCAGTGCTGAAGGCAAAATTCAGATGGACGATACTACAAAAAATTCTACTTCATCTTTATTTtcatcaaagaagttttcattCTGATTCTAGTTAAAGTTACAGAGATATCATTCAACTTTTCTGCAAAGTGGATCTTAAGCATTTTCTGACACTTtacttttttcagtatattccaTAAATGAAGTGCATCTGCCATGCATCTAACATTGATATCCATCCTTTGACACGCCTTGAATCGAATAATTCTTATAAAATGGTCTGTCACTGCGATCCAGTTTTTAGAGAAATACTGAACACTTTCATGCTCACTTAAGTGTAAATTTTGATATTAGCTTTGTAAGGACGGGGGCTTAACTTCACCAGCAGAGAGAGACATTATTGCAGTGCATTTTTGTTATCGAGTTTGAACAAACATTTGCAGATGTTCTTAGATCATCCAATTTTCTTGCTGACcattgataaaaaatttaaaactattacCTATACCAAATTGAGGCTGTAAATATACGGATCGAAATAAATGTGACGCCTCTCCCTTTGGCTCTCTTCATCTATGCTTTTGAGGAAACGATTCGTCCGGTGTAACTCACTAGCTCACCGAGAGGTGGTCAACATGGGCACCCGGCGAAGGGTTGTATGTCTCATTGAAATTGAGTTTCCTCACGAAATCTCTgtaccgattttcaaaaacttgggtTTTTTTCCAAGATCATAACGTGACGTAACATGTAACTTCTTTACTTAATTGATTTACCTTTCTCCATTCGGAAGTTAGAAAAACAGTAAACCCAGCTTcgtggatgaccctcgtatagTTATAAGTTTCCACAGTTGAGTAGATACGTTAAATGTAAATACCAAATGATTACCAACCTATACCGTgtatgggtggtttcacgataactggaatagttttggtCGCCGtgacagacaacacatttttcggtcatatttttagtagtaatggtAATCACTCgcattttttcgcattaatctacacaaggttacgtgttataacgcctttcaaagatttatctatctacttttcaattttaatatataaatggccgaaaatgtgctgcaTGTCTGTTTCGCTGACTTCTTACCGCGtgacagacagcacattttcggactttacataatattaattgagaagtagagcaataaaacattagaaaacgttataatacgtaaccctttgaagaataatgcgaaaaaattcgagtgatatcattactactaaaaatatgaccgaaaaatgtgttgtccgTTACGGCGACATAAATATTCTAGTATCCAGtcatcgtgaaaccacccatatGATCAATCGTCACCGGTTACAAAAATGATATCTTAAATCTTTATGTACTTGCAACACTGCTCGGTGACTTAATCGTCGTTGAGTGTTGACCTGTCATACTAATAAATGGAAACTGAGGAGAGCACTTTGCGCGTTTGTGAATGACTGTCCATTCTCTGTCAATTTGTGACGTTACATCGTTACGCCAGAAAACGCATCTAAACCCATAAATATGTGCGCGGCAAGTGGAGTTTGTGACGGCGATCTATTAAACATGGTAAGAATTAAAATGTCATAGAGGATTGCTTCTCTATCAAATGTCAAACAAAACaagagaagagaaaattatCACAAAATTCGCTGGTCAACTCGTAAACGATGAAGTAGGTTTCACTGTGTTTATATTTCTTGCAAATAGAAGAAGAGGACGGATATTTGTCTCGAGGGACACGTAGAACTGATGAGTATCTGAAATAATTTGACTCGTAATTTATGAACTTATAATTACTTCAATATATACATACATAGAAAAACTAAAGCATCTACTTATGAACGACCTAAATGCGGAGGACCTGGGGTGCAGAGGACGTCCAATGCTGACTCGTTTGAAATTGGGAACTTCCATCAGCAGGACTGATTGAGCgtgaaaaacttattttttttatatttatacaAATTAAACCACATTGTCTTCAACTCAATAAACCAATGATAAATAAACTACTAACTTAACTGAGTCGGTCGACTGGAAACCTTGAGCTCAAATCACGCTAATATTCTAACTTCatgattttctaaaaatgtaCACACTGCACGAAGTTGATCTCTCTCTCTGAATCATGATGGTATGATCAGATTATAGCTATCATTACTCCAGTAGCGTTCCAGCAGAAGTCTCTTCCTGGGGGCGGGGAGAAGTAACCTGCAAAGAGAGGCTCCAAGGCTGGAGTGGCAGTTGGAGCAGAGATCTTTCCAGCATTTGAGCGGCTCGTGCATCTTCTCGGGAATGCCGAAGTTTGGTGATCCGCAAAAACGGCAATTTTGAGACTTTACAAGATCTAGACGATTTCCACACTCCTCCCACGACCTCTGTCGACTTTTAGACTTCCGGACCGTTGGGTATCGAAGCTcgtctgaaaaaagaagaaaagatatCTGAGCAAAGACTTCCATAAATTATGAGCTGAAGGTAAGAAGAAAGGTTGAAAAAGCTAAATTTCGCTTAAATGGGCAGCAGACTCAATCCGCTACCTCTCATTGCAAGATTACGTCGAAAatatttgattaaaattattttagtaaTAGTTAAATCCTCCTTTGAAGGAGAGTAATCAACGCGTGTTCCTTGCCGTACTACCCATATTTGTTTTCTCATGTATACTCTTTACTAATACTTaggattaattaaaaaattaactgcaTGCAATAATTGCTAATAAGAGCGGAAGGTAGCTCTCCGTGCGAATACGCCacataacactggaaaaaaaaaaaaaaaaaaaaaaaattggatctagagtccacactcttgaaaacattgacaagaaaaaatactcttgattcaatcggatttttgcttgaatcaaaatgaaatccgcttaaattaagaggcttggttcttgatttaagctagattctgagtactttttcttgtcgatgtttttaagagtctgaactctagatccaatgtgttttttttttttacagtgcatAATTAGTGCcacaaaaaaatacatgttagTAATGGTACCCACATAGAtcgattttctgcgtttttcccaaaaaggggggggggcagaccACAATATAATATATTTAATACTCAATAAAAGAAATTAATCATGTTCTTAACGCTGCATAATATATCTACTGGTTGTTATCGATTCCCTGCGTTTTCTCCCGTAGAAGGGCAGGGGGAACGCTAGGGATGACGTATttattaagggggggggggggtctagtAGTGGATGACGGTTGGGGACGGTGAGGAAGGTAggggtcgaaaaattgaaaagaatgggtgacgtaatttatggacggcccctaagACTCATAACCACTGGCACACGGTTCTGTGACACTCACAATTGAAAACGTTTACCTTCGTACATTTCTGAACTAAATGATGATAGTTAGAGTCAGAAAAACCAAAGCTTACCTATCTCAGAATTTGCATGGGTTGGGAGGTTGATCAGTTTGTTGAGATAGTGATTACATGATTCCGTGAGATCGGATCCGTGTGAGGCTTCCATCGATGAATTCAAGAAACAGCTCACTGAGTCTTCGTCGATATCCTTCTCTATCCACGGTATCGAAACGAACCTGAAGCAAGGAACAAGCAAtgacattttaaacaaaaacgaAAATGTATGCAGCAATGCACGTCCTATAGCTAAttcagcatatgtaaaaaagtaTCCATACACGTTCAGTCTAACTgccccaagtagcacaga belongs to Bemisia tabaci chromosome 6, PGI_BMITA_v3 and includes:
- the LOC109034418 gene encoding uncharacterized protein; translated protein: MESNVMLWQFLLEILKSEKFYNIIRWTNSRGEFKLIDAEEVARMWGLRKNKTNMNYDKLSRALRYYYQKNIIQKVLGQKFVYRFVSIPWIEKDIDEDSVSCFLNSSMEASHGSDLTESCNHYLNKLINLPTHANSEIDELRYPTVRKSKSRQRSWEECGNRLDLVKSQNCRFCGSPNFGIPEKMHEPLKCWKDLCSNCHSSLGASLCRLLLPAPRKRLLLERYWSNDSYNLIIPS